The following are from one region of the Salmo trutta chromosome 20, fSalTru1.1, whole genome shotgun sequence genome:
- the LOC115155597 gene encoding telomere-associated protein RIF1 isoform X1 has protein sequence MMATVPLTSSSLLPLLESLEDITAGQPEQTDAYLTIVNRLSGDDGTHFLPAVVKNFSRLGKTFQTHISSQNAELSQAALQALGFCVFHAHVVSAIPANSAEELLSALSSLVVKSTDKNTCTRALWVISKQNFPPEVVAKMVPEILRTLECVRTREDIQSVVMEHESLNVIIRLLDQAPAQMGEHAVQWAKLVIPLVVHSASKVRLRAAAALEMGLPLLMEKQKEVSAIIEPIMSSKLIPELQKLFSTKNETNVLKLWPLFVRLLGKLLHRGGPFINSLLGLEELGFRSSSPNIKKIAFIAWKSLIDNFALNPEILCSAKRLKLLLQPLSSIQVRTEALLLTKLEVWWYLVVKLGPNLPAHFEQVGVPLLQCTLGTDSAFPTTPARSAIQGSAVGTSTHKTGAPAFSSPTVMPRLSLNCSVVAGQAYPSIQLLGLEMLLHYFMGSEVTIAAAKNQLTLSLEPLVHPFLSSPPSFTKHGSLLISAVRDSFICIGKDAPDALLALIWRNLVSFVIATIDAAGHKKERQGSEVLPLLLQALQSIISSEALPAHRALSLLEMTVKGIPQRILGSASYQVGKMDLLNGTPALFLILLFYNSSLVGGFVEDERFFLCLETLVSCGLSGLTSPLAFGEAVLGAVGRGAATLGNKEHLWRMWSVVVNPLTVTITQTNEVNQGDALEHNFSAVHTALMFPITHLLPGKALPQTTQKSMLGMWSRLYKVFACCSALVATAEENVCCEELCGKMAALLDRKALRVLSTLDAVANILLVIVESSDFSPYTPQFQQKMKSPHTPLAWVRKKSKALGNLSTFQTLLVQALEAFNAVEAPETVPEGTGLALVSILSTLFSNLSLATAIQEALASLTQPLTALYEQPGRTPNEQPKSTSSLGAKLEKLLVDVLGCLQTCSALAYDDELLSLLSPLLCVLFLHRRKHVRSLVTQFWNSTFANALVLVYPEELKPVLSQVKQNTPILLPGFQSVEVPDELSGQYSSESSQLETKLSGVQVTPGVKRDSLLARAGEMKDWNSKTSKPVSMKLDFGSPKPPRREELEEQASIDFVFIPPETKERVLTEHQKEVKRTKRVDIPAMYNNLDASLDATVFTQYTQSQEESLDKLPAGEQAEDAEKDEVKAEVPEENMEMGEDFANDTQEYISPTNETAESAKGEEPADELLPESADISMEEDVNEDVSLKEDSAMETREGTSPDVSGGSDMVSGTPQKTNSRRQSFITLEKYAEGKPASPASVVTFTGPLTRTANSQAQAASSPEPPAGAGQAQAASSPEPPAGAGQAQAASSPEPPAGAGQAHAASSPEPPAGAGQAQAASSPEPPAGAGQAQAASSPEPPAGAGQAQAASSPEPPAGAGQAQAASSPEPPAGAGQAQAASSPEPPAGAGQAQAASSPEPPAGAGQAQAASSPEPPAGAGQAQAASSPEPPAGADTDSQEASSPEPPAGADTDSQETEQARCRSSKNQSSKKEGEKPEPSEDKKQSEVEKPAEKRASETDEDDVIPDTQTPVEILKKVLVPAVEEVVMGNNSQKEEESQDLLEGSPSSQADLSQDEPRRSGRRRSRPLRPGEDAEEWEERDKRRKSQPKEAECQMDSPKTAPSPVSQADGQSQGRASRRSKLAVDVEDRGKDKLRKRSHKEESESSQSNSQVATPSPAADINSQSQGSMVSSRIRKSEDLVKDKQKRGVAEEEFSQSDSQTDTPSASDNDSQSQSRCSQRSKLVVEVEDDCKQKLRSIWAQKVEKTSQIDSHVATPSQQESQSRGSASWKSKPLSDLEEVDFVDEVDKQDPTEHQSDSQIATPSPADQTGDGLSQGRSSRRSKLVTTSEEQGKGKPKRRGGTELLSQIDSQTTPSTIPSATPIDSQSQGRASRRSKVPIEMAESEVKRSPHLATDSAATPEMSQTHSQVAPSATSPTDRQLRPRTSKRSKMLKEKVKANSSPNPTPNMETENSQVADTESSQGSGRTTRRNASHTLLGSNVENSESDASEPRENVQKGRKPPSAGAVPRPLVTVGSAEPGADQEKSMDSSETSLKSDSQKSDLQNPSSEALEVKIPQDVEEALKMVNSLKPEVVVPSLPVITKKDMGQRETDMVDMEGCVVEAVDPVVPEKAENENTKLSSQQTDSSVEPDLEHMKSQDVCMSQRKKERGHKCSKSISNFNTVSSQESDHGDLECDSPTQIQSKLLTDSEQANSPTPYTEGNAISEVGLNKLCTPPIANGFPTDTSPTEATEEKLSLQVSESSEKVLDGPKPVAVSSEEVTEEQMGEDEENRHPESATNVLEEDQLEDVGMSIGQAQPGCSKALDEEQREEQYTSIKEGQPEADSTSTGTRETHTELQADNVQDIRAKTDNVSGLEGEETQMDNNDLDLSPLNSFTLVSSDLHEAPVPLHQPSTSKDMLCQDSPPKQKDAVMGLEMVHSPSSGRTRGLWSPLASPSTSILKKGQKRPIEEESPSPFTKSRRVSFADPIQHQELADDIDRRSPVIRSSSPRTKTTSSSIPQAKYVTTPTKGLLILSPRNLRSPGYKSSKKCLISELGQEPRPIPKDCVYPALVRCSTPVEAVLPQITSNMWPRGFGQLVRARNIKTVGDLSALTPSEIKNLPIRSPKISNVKKALKIYHEQQQKGRSDELKSFEEMEKMTSELEEPTVPQNQEEDKTPGDALVTELLDEPVSKEHEEHPEERPDQSRPDHQKTTEGGLLLEVESLAAHLMGEGLSHCSSDQLVQIHDQLGGMMRTVVVQLQSRVLAQNKDSRP, from the exons ATGATGGCGACAGTGCCCCTGACCAGCTCCagtctcctccctctgctggaATCTCTGGAGGATATCACAGCCGGACAGCCGGAGCAGACAGACGCCTACCTCACCATTGTCAA TCGTCTCAGTGGGGATGATGGAACACACTTTCTCCCTGCCGTTGTAAAGAACTTTTCACGTTTGGGTAAAACTTTCCAG ACCCATATCTCCAGTCAGAATGCAGAGCTGAGCCAGGCTGCACTACAGGCTCTGGGATTCTGTGTGTTCCATGCCCACGTCGTCTCAGCTATCCCAG CTAATTCTGCAGAGGAGCTACTGTCAGCTCTTTCCTCTCTGGTGGTGAAGTCTACAGACAAGAACACATGCACCAGAGCATTATGGGTCATCTCCAAGCAGAACTTCCCTCCAGAGGTGGTGGCCAAGATGGTTCCAGAGATTCTGAGGACCCTGGAGTGTGTACGGACTAGAGAAGACAtccagtctgttgtcatggagcATGAGTCGTTGAATGTTATCATAAG GTTGCTGGACCAGGCCCCAGCCCAGATGGGTGAGCATGCAGTGCAGTGGGCCAAGCTGGTCATCCCTCTGGTGGTCCACTCAGCCTCTAAAGTGCGCCTGCGGGCGGCAGCAGCCCTGGAGATGGGTCTGCCTCTACTAATGGAGAAACAGAAAGAGGTGTCAGCCATCATAGAACCCATCATGTCCTCA AAACTCATCCCAGAGCTCCAGAAACTGTTCTCTACGAAGAACGAGACCAATGTTCTGAAACTCTGGCCGTTGTTTGTCAGGCTCCTAGGGAAG CTGCTCCATAGAGGTGGTCCCTTCATCAACTCCCTGCTTGGCCTGGAGGAACTGGGCTTCCGTAGCTCCTCCCCCAACATAAAGAAGATCGCCTTCATCGCCTGGAAGAGCCTCATAGACAACTTTGCCCTCAATCCAG AGATCCTGTGCAGTGCCAAGCGGCTAAAGTTGCTGCTGCAGCCCCTCAGCTCCATCCAGGTGAGGACTGAGGCCCTCCTGCTCACCAAGCTGGAGGTCTGGTGGTACCTGGTGGTCAAACTGGGGCCCAACCTGCCTGCACACTTTGAACAG GTTGGTGTTCCTCTCCTCCAGTGCACCCTGGGCACGGACTCTGCCTTCCCAACTACTCCTGCCCGGAGCGCCATTCAGGGCAGTGCTGTGGGGACCAGTACACATAAAACTG GCGCCCCAGCCTTCTCCAGCCCAACGGTGATGCCCCGTCTGAGCCTGAACTGCAGTGTGGTGGCGGGCCAGGCCTACCCCTCTATACAGCTGCTGGGATTAGAGATGCTGCTGCACTACTTCATGGGGTCAGAGGTCACCATCGCCGCTGCCAAGAACCAACTGACGCTCAGCCTGG AACCTCTAGTTCACCCCTTCCTGTCCAGCCCCCCCTCCTTCACCAAGCACGGCTCTTTGCTCATCTCCGCAGTCCGCGACAGCTTCATCTGCATCGGCAAAGACGCCCCAG ATGCCTTGCTTGCCCTTATATGGAGGAACCTTGTAAGTTTCGTAATCGCAACAATTGATGCTG CTGGCCATAAGAAAGAGCGCCAGGGCTCTGAGGTCCTCCCCCTGTTACTACAGGCTCTACAGAGCATCATCTCCTCAGAGGCCCTCCCTGCACACAGGGCTCTG AGTCTGCTGGAAATGACAGTAAAGGGTATCCCTCAAAGGATACTGGGATCTGCCTCTTATCAAGTGGGAAAAATGGATCTTTTGAAC GGAACCCCGGCTCTGTTCCTGATTCTCCTGTTCTACAACAGCAGTCTGGTGGGAGGCTTCGTAGAAGATGAGAG GTTTTTCCTGTGTTTAGAGACCCTAGTGAGCTGTGGTCTCTCAGGCCTCACGTCCCCTCTGGCATTTGGGGAGGCGGTCCTGGGGGCGGTGGGGCGCGGCGCGGCGACTCTGGGAAATAAGGAACACCTGTGGAGGATGTGGAGCGTGGTGGTCAACCCACTGACTGTTACCATCACACAG ACCAATGAGGTGAACCAAGGGGACGCTCTGGAGCACAATTTCAGTGCTGTTCACACTGCCCTGATGTTCCCCATCACACACCTGCTACCTGGCAAGGCCCTGCCACAG ACAACCCAGAAGTCCATGCTGGGTATGTGGTCCAGGCTGTATAAGGTGTTTGCCTGCTGCTCTGCCCTGGTGGCCACGGCCGAGGAGAATGTCTGCTGTGAGGAGCTGTGTGGCAAGATGGCTGCCCTATTGGACAGGAAGGCCCTGAGG GTTCTGTCAACGTTGGATGCGGTTGCTAACATCCTCCTGGTCATCGTTGAGAGTTCTGACTTCTCTCCCTACACTCCACAGTTTCAACAGAAGATGAAAT CTCCCCACACCCCTCTGGCCTGGGTGCGTAAGAAAAGCAAAGCCCTTGGGAACCTGTCTACCTTCCAGACCCTGCTGGTCCAGGCCCTGGAGGCCTTTAATGCTGTTGAGGCTCCTGAGACTGTCCCTGAAGGTACAGGCCTGGCCCTGGTCTCCATCCTCTCTACCCTGTTCTCTAATCTATCCCTGGCTACAGCCATCCAGGAGGCCCTGGCCTCTCTCACACAGCCCCTCACAGCCCTCTATGAACAGCCTGGGAGGACTCCAAATGAGCAGCCGAAATCCACCTCAAGTCTTGGAGCAAAG CTGGAGAAGCTCCTGGTTGATGTGTTGGGCTGCCTGCAGACATGTTCAGCCCTGGCCTATGATGATGAGCTGCTGTCCCTGCTGTCCCCCCTGCTCTGTGTCCTGTTCCTCCACCGGCGAAAGCACGTCCGCTCCCTCGTCACACAGTTCTGGAACTCAACCTTCGCTAACGCTTTGGTCCTCGTCTACCCAGAAGAACTCAA GCCAGTGTTAAGCCAGGTGAAGCAGAACACTCCTATCCTCTTACCTGGCTTTCAGTCTGTTGAAGTTCCAGATGAGCTCAGTGGACAGTACTCA AGTGAGAGCTCTCAGCTGGAGACCAAGCTGAGTGGAGTGCAGGTGACTCCTGGGGTGAAGAGAGACTCTCTACTGGCGAGGGCTGGAGAGATGAAAGACTGGAACTCCAAGACATCCAAGCCTGTCTCT ATGAAGCTCGACTTTGGCTCTCCCAAGCCGCCTCGTAGAGAGGAACTGGAGGAGCAGGCCTCTATAGACTTTGTGTTCATCCCCCCCGAGACCAAGGAGAGAGTCCTCACCGAGCACCAGAAAGAGGTCAAGAGAACCAAAAG GGTTGACATTCCTGCCATGTACAACAACCTGGATGCTTCCCTTGATGCCACGGTCTTCACCCAGTACACACAGAGTCAGGAGGAATCACT GGACAAATTGCCAGCAGGCGAGCAAGCCGAAGATGCTGAAAAGGATGAGGTTAAAGCGGAG GTTCCAGAAGAAAACATGGAAATGGGGGAGGACTTTGCTAACGACACCCAGGAATATATCAGTCCAACCAATGAGACAGCAGAATCTGCAAAGGGAGAGGAGCCTGCTGATGAGCTACTTCCTGAGTCTGCAGACATTTCCATGGAGGAGGATGTCAATGAAGATGTTTCGTTGAAGGAAGACTCTGCCATGGAGACTAGAGAGGGTACCAGCCCTGACGTCTCTGGTGGCTCTGACATGGTCTCAGGGACGCCTCAGAAAACCAACAGTCGTCGCCAGTCTTTCATCACTCTGGAGAAGTATGCTGAGGGGAAGCCTGCTAGTCCTGCCAGTGTGGTGACGTTTACAGGTCCCCTCACCAGGACCGCTAACAGCCAGGCGCAGGCGGCTTCCTCTCCGGAACCACCGGCAGGGGCCGGCCAGGCGCAGGCGGCTTCCTCTCCGGAACCACCGGCAGGGGCCGGCCAGGCGCAGGCGGCTTCCTCTCCGGAACCACCGGCAGGGGCCGGCCAGGCGCATGCGGCTTCCTCTCCGGAACCACCGGCAGGGGCCGGCCAGGCGCAGGCGGCTTCCTCTCCGGAACCACCGGCAGGGGCCGGCCAGGCGCAGGCGGCTTCCTCTCCGGAACCACCGGCAGGGGCCGGCCAGGCGCAGGCGGCTTCCTCTCCGGAACCACCGGCAGGGGCCGGCCAGGCGCAGGCGGCTTCCTCTCCGGAACCACCGGCAGGGGCCGGCCAGGCGCAGGCGGCTTCCTCTCCGGAACCACCGGCAGGGGCCGGCCAGGCGCAGGCGGCTTCCTCTCCGGAACCACCGGCAGGGGCCGGCCAGGCGCAGGCGGCTTCCTCTCCGGAACCACCGGCAGGGGCCGGCCAGGCGCAGGCGGCTTCCTCTCCGGAACCACCGGCAGGGGCCGATACGGACTCGCAGGAGGCTTCCTCTCCGGAACCACCGGCAGGGGCCGATACGGACTCGCAGGAGACTGAACAAGCAAGATGTAGAAGCTCCAAGAATCAGTCTTccaaaaaagagggagagaaacctgAACCTTCAGAAGACAAAAAGCAATCTGAGGTTGAGAAACCAGCTGAGAAAAGAGCAAGTGAAACTGACGAGGATGACGTCATCCCAGACACCCAGACTCCGGTGGAAATACTGAAGAAAGTTTTAGTTCCTGCAGTTGAAGAAGTAGTAATGGGAAACAACAGTCAGAAAGAAGAGGAATCTCAAgatcttctggaaggttctcccagttCCCAGGCCGATCTGAGCCAAGATGAACCAAGGCGGTCCGGACGGCGGAGGAGCAGGCCACTGAGACCAGGAGAAGATGCAGAGgaatgggaagagagagacaaacggAGGAAGTCTCAACCCAAAGAGGCAGAGTGTCAAATGGATTCACCGAAGACTGCGCCCTCTCCTGTCAGTCAAGCAGATGGTCAGTCACAGGGTAGAGCCAGTAGGAGAAGTAAGCTGGCTGTTGACGTGGAGGACCGTGGAAAAGACAAGCTGAGAAAAAGAAGTCACAAGGAGGAGAGCGAGTCGAGCCAATCAAATTCACAGGTGGCCACGCCTTCACCTGCTGCTGATATAAACAGCCAATCACAGGGTAGCATGGTATCAAGTAGGATCCGCAAATCAGAGGATCTGGTCAAAGACAAACAGAAGAGAGGTGTTGCAGAGGAGGAGTTCAGTCAAAGTGACTCTCAAACAGACACCCCCTCTGCATCTGATAATGATAGCCAATCACAGAGTAGATGTAGTCAGAGGAGTAAGTTGGTTGTGGAAGTGGAGGATGATTGCAAGCAGAAACTAAGGAGTATTTGGGCTCAGAAGGTGGAGAAGACGAGCCAAATTGATTCACATGTAGCCACACCATCTCAACAAGAGAGCCAGTCTCGGGGTAGTGCAAGCTGGAAGAGCAAACCGCTCAGTGATTTGGAGGAGGTTGACTTTGTAGACGAGGTTGACAAGCAGGATCCTACTGAGCACCAAAGTGATTCTCAGATTGCCACACCCTCTCCTGCTGATCAAACAGGAGATGGCCTATCACAGGGTAGATCTAGCAGGAGGAGTAAATTAGTCACCACGTCAGAAGAACAGGGTAAAGGCAAGCCAAAGAGGAGAGGCGGTACAGAGCTACTCAGCCAAATTGACTCACAGACTACACCTTCAACCATACCTTCAGCCACTCCAATAGACAGCCAGTCGCAGGGTAGAGCAAGCAGGAGAAGCAAGGTTCCCATTGAAATGGCTGAGTCTGAGGTCAAAAGAAGCCCGCATTTGGCCACTGATTCAGCAGCAACACCAGAGATGAGCCAGACTCATTCTCAGGTTGCTCCTTCTGCCACCAGTCCAACAGACCGCCAGCTGAGGCCCAGAACCAGTAAAAGAAGCAAGATGTTAAAGGAGAAGGTAAAAGCCAACAGCAGCCCTAACCCAACTCCTAATATGGAGACTGAGAACTCACAGGTGGCAGATACAGAATCCTCACAAGGAAGTGGAAGGACTACAAGGCGCAATGCCTCCCACACCTTACTAGGCTCCAACGTGGAGAACTCTGAGTCGGATGCTTCAGAGCCCAGGGAGAATGTGCAGAAAGGCCGGAAGCCCCCGTCAGCTGGAGCGGTTCCAAGGCCACTAGTTACAGTTGGATCAGCAGAGCCAGGGGCTGACCAAGAGAAATCAATGGATAGTTCTGAAACTTCTCTAAAGTCAGACTCTCAAAAGTCAGACTTGCAAAACCCATCAAGTGAGGCCTTAGAAGTCAAGATTCCACAGGATGTGGAGGAAGCCCTTAAAATGGTCAACTCCCTTAAACCTGAAGTGGTAGTTCCAAGTCTCCCTGTGATAACTAAGAAAGATATGGGGCAGAGGGAAACAGACATGGTAGATATGGAGGGGTGTGTGGTTGAGGCAGTTGACCCCGTTGTACCAGAGAAGGCTGAGAATGAAAATACTAAGCTTTCTTCTCAACAGACGGACTCTTCAGTAGAACCTGATCTAGAACATATGAAGAGCCAGGATGTGTGTATGTCTCAACGGAAGAAGGAACGTGGACATAAATGTTCAAAAAGCATATCGAATTTCAACACAGTCTCCTCTCAGGAGAGTGACCATGGTGACCTAGAATGTGACAGTCCAACACAGATCCAAAGTAAGCTGCTCACTGACTCGGAGCAGGCCAACTCTCCCACGCCTTACACTGAAGGAAATGCCATATCTGAAGTTGGATTAAACAAACTATGTACCCCTCCCATTGCCAATGGTTTCCCCACAGATACTTCACCTACTGAGGCAACAGAGGAAAAACTGAGTCTTCAGGTCTCTGAGTCCTCAGAGAAGGTTTTAGATGGGCCGAAGCCTGTGGCTGTCTCCAGTGAGGAGGTGACAGAGGAGCAGATGGGAGAAGACGAGGAGAACAGACATCCAGAGTCTGCTACCAATGTTCTAGAGGAGGACCAACTGGAAGATGTTGGCATGTCTATTGGGCAAGCCCAGCCAGGGTGTTCCAAAGCCTTAGATGAGGAGCAACGGGAGGAGCAGTACACATCTATCAAAGAAGGACAGCCAGAGGCTGACAGCACCTCTACTGGAACCAGAGAAACCCACACTGAGCTTCAGGCGGACAACGTTCAAGATATCAGGGCAAAAACTGACAATGTATCTGGCCTCGAGGGTGAAGAAACCCAGATGGACAATAATGACCTAGATCTATCTCCTTTAAACTCTTTTACCCTTGTGTCCTCTGACCTTCATGAAGCCCCAGTGCCTCTACATCAACCAAGTACCTCTAAAGACATGTTGTGCCAAGACTCCCCACCCAAGCAGAAGGATgctgtgatggggctggagaTGGTCCATAGCCCCAGCAGTGGCAGGACCAGGGGGTTGTGGTCTCCCTTAGCTTCCCCCTCCACCTCTATCCTGAAGAAGGGACAGAAAAGACCAATAGAAGAGGAGAGTCCTTCGCCTTTCACCAAG TCTCGACGAGTATCATTTGCTGACCCAATCCAACACCAGGAGCTGGCAGATGACATTGACCGTCGCAGCCCTGTCATCCGATCCAGCTCCCCAAGAACCAAAACTACCAGCAGCAGCATCCCTCAGGCCAAG TATGTAACAACACCAACAAAGGGCTTACTGATCCTCAGTCCACGCAATCTCCGCAGCCCGGGATACAAGAGCTCCAAGAAATGCCTG ATCTCTGAGCTGGGCCAGGAGCCGAGGCCCATCCCTAAGGACTGTGTGTACCCGGCCCTGGTCCGCTGTTCTACCCCTGTGGAAGCAGTGCTGCCTCAGATCACCTCCAACATGTG GCCTCGTGGCTTTGGCCAGCTTGTGCGAGCCCGGAATATCAAAACTGTCGGAGACCTCAGTGCTCTCACACCAAGTGAAATCAAGAACCTTCCCATTCGTTCCCCAAAGATTTCTAATGTGAAGAAAGCACTTAAAATATACCATGAACAGCAG CAGAAGGGCCGTAGTGATGAGCTGAAGAGTTTTGAGGAGATGGAGAAGATGACATCTGAGCTGGAGGAGCCAACTGTTCCTCAGAACCAGGAAGAGGACAAGACTCCGGGAGATGCCTTAG TCACAGAGTTGTTGGATGAGCCAGTGTCCAAGGAGCATGAGGAACATCCAGAGGAGAGACCGGACCAGAGCAGGCCTGACCACCAGAAGACTACTGAAGGGGGTCTGCTGTTGGAGGTGGAGTCTCTGGCAGCTCATCTGATGGGTGAGGGATTGAGCCACTGCTCCTCTGACCAGCTGGTTCAGATCCATGATCAGCTGGGAGGCATGATGAGGACTGTGGTGGTGCAGCTGCAGAGCAGAGTACTGGCTCAGAACAAGGACAGCAGACCCTGA